One Peromyscus leucopus breed LL Stock chromosome 14, UCI_PerLeu_2.1, whole genome shotgun sequence genomic window carries:
- the LOC114698693 gene encoding cytochrome c oxidase assembly protein COX16 homolog, mitochondrial, protein MVAPAVLRALRRNKTLRYGVPMLLLVVGGSFGLREFSQIRYDAVTIKVDPELEKKLKANKITLESEYEKIKDATFEDWKNIRGPRPWEDPELLQGRNPEALKPKAA, encoded by the exons ATGGTTGCGCCCGCCGTGTTGCGCGCTCTGCGCAGGAACAAGACCCTTCGCTACGGAGTCCCCATGTTG TTGTTGGTTGTTGGAGGTTCCTTTGGTCTTCGGGAATTTTCACAAATCCGATATGATGCTGTGACGATTAAG gTTGATcctgaattagaaaaaaaactgaaagcgAATAAAATAACTTTAGAATCAGAATATGAG AAAATAAAGGACGCCACTTTTGAAGACTGGAAGAATATTCGAGGCCCAAGGCCCTGGGAAGATCCTGAACTCCTCCAAGGACGAAACCCAGAAGCTCTTAAGCCTAAGGCAGCCTGA